GCTGAAAGGAAGATTACCTGATTTCAGCCCTGGGTCAAAACCGGTCAGTGCTCCCTTTAAGCCAGTGGTGGTGAGTCCTGTGTCACAGAGGAGCCTGCAGGTTTTAAGTCTCTCTAATCAGTTCAGCAGCTCATTTTGGTgactgctcctcctctctggttAAATCAGTGAAATTAACAGTTGTGTGGTTTGGTTGGGTTAAAAATCTGCAGCTTCTTAAGTTGCACACAACTGATTTAAAGATAGCATTCCTAAAAGATAGGAAGACTGTAAATGAATTATAAAGAAAGTGGAGCTTACCTGGGAAGGAAAGGGGTCCCTCCTTTGACTGGTTAGGGTAAAAAAAGGGGAGGTTTTGGGAACTAGGGGGCTGTCACGCAGCACACGTGACTTGGTCCATCCGCACCTCCAGCTGGAAGGCATCTGGTCGGTCCTGAGGGTTGACTGCAAGCATATCCTGGAGGAGTTTTTTCACCCCCTCAGACATGGAGCTCCTGGCCTTCTGAGGGATGTGGAGAACCATCTTGGGGTTCTCCAACAGAGCCTCCCCGACAGGTACAATCTCTGTGCCCTGCCGTATATAGGTGCCCAGCAGTTCACGCTTGGACTCTGCATCAATGAAAGTGATCCTCTCAATCATCGCCCAGATGATGATGCCCAGGGCAAAGATGTCAGCTTTGGCTGTGTAGTGGCCCTCCCACACCTCAGGGGCCATGTAGAAGTCCGAGCCACAAGCTGATGACAACCAGAACTTGTtaatgttgatgatgttgttctGGTTGCTGCCTCTGCCGCCCGCTCCCGCTGCAGGGtgttcttccatgtttttggagttCATGCCTGCACAAACTTTACTGAGGCCAAAGTCGGCCACTTTGAGAACAGGTGAGCCAGATTTCTGGGAGATGAGAATGTTGTCTGGCTTCAGATCACGATGGACGATGTTGTTCTTGTGTAAAAAAGCGACTGCACTCGTCAACTGGCGCATAAAGCTCCTGTTGGTGTGGGGGTCAGGTCGGCGGGACAAGATGTACTGATTGAGGTCCCCACCCTCGCAAAACTCCATGACAAACCAGAGGTAGCACGGCTCGGCTGGGTGACCCAGGATGCGCTCCCCTGCAGCGTGCAGATTGAAAATGGACAGATTTGACCAGATTAGTGAGATAACAGCAGTTAAACTGTAACATTTAGTCTGTTCATTAAAGCTAAGAGCAGTGGTGCTTCATAACAGGACCAAAACAAGTGTAAAAACACTCACTCTACACTCCAAGCCCAACGTATGATACACAAGTCAAGTACAGTGCTCCTGTCATTACCATTTCACCACAAAATCTGACATGCTAATTCATTTCTGACTGATGGTCCCCCATAATTTTCTGCAGTTAAAGGTTCTTGGTAAGTTGGTAAGAAATCATCCCGAGGAAACAACAACCATGTTCAGTGGTTTGTGATTGCATGCAACAGACAGTAGTGTGATCTGTACCACTTCAAAGAGTGCTGCATTTTAGGTTTCAAACCTTAAACCTTTGCAGACTAGTCTGAAACGCTCACAAGCCTTGTTGTTCTCAGCTAACTCTCCCGCAGCATCTAAGGTTCAGCCGAGGTGGTGAACCACTTGGATCCCGATACATCTACTCTTGTGATCTATTTGCTGTGAGGCAGGACCAGCattggtttgttgttttgtatgattttatttctattttagctgttatttgtttgcttgtttattgtttttaatgtctttgttcatGCTCGGCATCATTAAATATGAGGGTCTCCCTCAATTAATTTCTGGAGTCTTAAACGATAGTTTGACTGAATTTAGTGAGCAGATGACAAttcaaacacaagcacattagTTAAATCTATGACTTTTGCTGTGAAATAGCACTTCTTCAACTTTTGCCCTGGAAATGGCTAAGCTCTGGTAGGATTGTAAATAATGCACACTAAAGTTAGACCAAAACTGGATTTTGAGCAAAATGATGAGATCAGTTAATAAAATTGACAGATATTCATTccattaaataaacacacagttttataTGGATACTGGGACATggtaaaatattcatattatatCAATCTTGttatatgagactagatatcttattttttgtaattagtAATATcctaagtgttgtcttttcctgattttaaaggctgcattacaataAAGGGGTCTCATTTTGCtcacttaccagactgttctgttatttacctttacccacttagtcattatatccacagtATTGATGATTATTAGtcaaaaaatctcattgtgtaaatatctTTTGAAAGTATCAATATACAATTGTACAATATCAttgcaatatcaatattgagatatttggtcaaaagtattgtgatatttgatattctCTGCATATCGCCTATCACAAATGAATCGCTTAACATTGAGTGTAATGATATGTACATGAACAGTCTGTTTATGAGGCCTATTctggttatgatcatattcagGATATGGTGTTTACCTGATCCCAGAGAGCTCAAGTTATTCATACTCCCCCTATACATCCCAGTTTCTTTCAGAGAGCTCAAACGAGCATATTCAGGTTTCTCATAAACGAAATATGGTGTTAACATGCTCAGACACATGAACTGGATACTTGAAAAACCAGATcataaactgttttttcatgtccatgtaaacggACTTGTAAATTTTTAAGTAACAAAGATATGCAGCCAGCAGGAGTCctaactgaataaaaacaaacttgacagttagcttttaaaaaaaaaaaaaaaagaaagaaaagaaaagtttttaaaatgacctcaaacatatttttactctACTGACATTTATTGTTGCTTGTCGGCCAACATGCCGCTCTTAGCATACCGTATCAATCAGGCTCTATCAGACACTGGTTATCTTACATAGCATTTCTACATGTCTACTGTTTCAGATTTATCatataaaatcatattataCAACTCAAAATTGACAGCAAAACTGGCTTTCAAATACTGCACTGCTCCCCCACACTGAGCTGCCCTGACCATCACTCTGTGAGCTGTTGACTACTTGGCTTTACACTTTACAAACTAGGGTAAGTGGACCGAGACAAAAGACAAGAGgacatttagattaaaaaacaagcCCTTTGTGTTGTTATCCAAGTCCTACAAACATTCTGTTGGTTTGATGGCTGCAAAAAGATGTCATCTCCagattaatatttcatttcaagAGCCAGAATGGTCACACTTACATAACAGCCAGGCtagtaaaagaaaagaagcaaatacTTTAAACTGATTCAGTTGCAATTCTCATTTTTTAACAGCACAGGTCAGCCTTGGTATTGCATtgctaaatttaaatttgataaaGATATATTCACCAGCTGCAATCTTCTTTTCCTATTAGCCTTGCTGAGCAATAACAAAGGAAGTGATAACTAGGTCAAACTGGAATCATGACAACAATGATACAcagagaaaagaataaaaaatgtagcTGTCAGAAGATAAAGCTGCAGTATTTCATAATAATATCCCacatcacactgtaaaatcattATTTAGTGTCTTAAATTTCTTTCAACAAGCAATGGGTTAACATGCTGCCAAGTAGTACACTGTGTTCTCTTGTGAGCTGAGGGAAACACAGTGTACTCTCTGTGCCTTCTATAGGTAACATATAGCAACATCACTGAGAGAGAGGGCTGCAGGAGGAATTTAGGTTacttttaactgaaaaaagccCTTTAAAGCCAATAAACCTCAATATCATAAAAGGAATTTATAGATAATTTAGATAATTTCCCACATTTGTTTGTACAGGTGTAATTACATGTCATTCAAACTAAACCATTTATGTAAACAATCTTCATATGAAAAAAGTGACTGAAATAACTGTATTAAGCaatttttaatcattctgtgGCATGCATCTGAGTGTCCATTAAAGCAAAACTATTTTTGGTGACACTTACTGTCAGTAACTACAGACCATCAGTGCATGTTTACATAAGCTGAAGAGACATTTAACCAATGTGTAGCTGAAcactttcagcttttttaatACAAGAGCTCCTGAAAACTGGATTTAACTGGCAAAATCATTGCCACCTTATTAACTGCTTCAGTGGGCTATAATCATACAGACATGCAATTTGATGTTGGAGCTTTcttatatgtatattttctttCGTTATTAGTAGTATTGGTGTAACTGTACTGCTAGCAGCTAAGGAATAAACATGGCAGTGTTCTCTGTACCTTTCAGTGATGTTTCCACCAGGCGCAGGTACTGTTTGGACCTCTTGTTTCCATGGCTCATCTTCTGGGCCAGGCCCTTTCTCTGCAGGACACACTCCTCTAGCTGGACCACATTCTGGTGTCGGTTCTCCAGGCTCGTCAGGGCCCAGAACTCGGCCAGAGCCAGCTCGACGTTTTCGGGGGCGTCGCATTGGAGCCTCTTCACCGCTACCCTGGCCCCTGTTTTCCGGGCTATAGCTTCATACACCACCCCGTAGCTTCCCCGGCCAACCTCCCGCAGCAGGCTG
The DNA window shown above is from Plectropomus leopardus isolate mb chromosome 8, YSFRI_Pleo_2.0, whole genome shotgun sequence and carries:
- the stk35 gene encoding serine/threonine-protein kinase 35 translates to MLTFNKKEVMDICDGKKRRQVSGGVRGCRRSVAVKMKRDVGKVLRSLTVEDNNRAEPMDEEEDDDCFSIGFLRNDRLEPAVAVTPRYSLLREVGRGSYGVVYEAIARKTGARVAVKRLQCDAPENVELALAEFWALTSLENRHQNVVQLEECVLQRKGLAQKMSHGNKRSKQYLRLVETSLKGERILGHPAEPCYLWFVMEFCEGGDLNQYILSRRPDPHTNRSFMRQLTSAVAFLHKNNIVHRDLKPDNILISQKSGSPVLKVADFGLSKVCAGMNSKNMEEHPAAGAGGRGSNQNNIININKFWLSSACGSDFYMAPEVWEGHYTAKADIFALGIIIWAMIERITFIDAESKRELLGTYIRQGTEIVPVGEALLENPKMVLHIPQKARSSMSEGVKKLLQDMLAVNPQDRPDAFQLEVRMDQVTCAA